The nucleotide window AAGTCATTGCACTCAAGGAGAAGTTCGAGCGGCTAGGCGGAGAACCGACGGACACCGGCGATCCCAGATCCTTGGAAGACTGGGGAGACTGCCGTCTCCTCTTCGACCGGCCCCGACTGGCCGTGTGCTCGTCGAAGCTGGAGTTCGATACGACGGTGATATCGTCCTCCTGAGAAAACAGCGGCTCCGATAGCGGCAAAACGTGAGCGGTCGAAGCATGCGAATTGAGAAACGGCAGAAAGATCGACTCCTCCATCAGATCATGGACGAGTTTTACGGCAGCGTCCAGGGTTTCGGGAAGCGGCGGGTTAGGAAGATTGGCGTGTCGAAGGATGTCATCGCGGACCTCGCTGGAGACGTTGATCTCTCGTGGAGATCCGGGCAGAATGTAAGCTGTCAACAGTCGCTGCCAGAGCATACGCAGATGCTGGCTGCCGGTGCAGTCGGTGACGATGGGCGATTCATTCAGCTGGCGGCTCAGGGCATCGTATGTTTCCCGGTACCGCTTGGCCTCCAGAGTGAATTCCAGGGTCTCCAGACAGTGGTTCTGCGAGAGATAGGCCATAAAGGCACTAAGGGTGTACGGGGCAGGTGCAGTGTTGGCCAGCACCTCATCTAATGAGGGACGCATGGGACAGAAAGCACCCGGAGGAACCGTCAAACTCAGC belongs to Aspergillus luchuensis IFO 4308 DNA, chromosome 3, nearly complete sequence and includes:
- a CDS encoding regulator of G-protein signaling domain-containing protein (COG:T;~EggNog:ENOG410PPQJ;~InterPro:IPR016137,IPR036305;~PFAM:PF00615), whose translation is MLKKKTLHPPILFRHHTPSTTPELSPTSSSSDSESDEDMDSSGSRPLSLTVPPGAFCPMRPSLDEVLANTAPAPYTLSAFMAYLSQNHCLETLEFTLEAKRYRETYDALSRQLNESPIVTDCTGSQHLRMLWQRLLTAYILPGSPREINVSSEVRDDILRHANLPNPPLPETLDAAVKLVHDLMEESIFLPFLNSHASTAHVLPLSEPLFSQEDDITVVSNSSFDEHTASRGRSKRRRQSPQSSKDLGSPVSVGSPPSRSNFSLSAMTSMGKVGHRTLGQVSNASGDSGSGALTDDSGSLQSSASAGEPMTPPTTPPSSDPHCMHLAHSPKRTDNPWKKMGLKLGFKKRSGHGGSGNQHFKLSGMDE